One genomic segment of Hordeum vulgare subsp. vulgare chromosome 2H, MorexV3_pseudomolecules_assembly, whole genome shotgun sequence includes these proteins:
- the LOC123429102 gene encoding indole-2-monooxygenase-like, producing MADLVMLDMLPRTWFLFLFPLFLFLVLLFVHYYWFTVNRKTGKRQQQESHLLPSPPSPPALPIIGHLHLVGSLPHISLRRLAKKHGPDMMLLHLGAVPTLIVSSPRAAKAVLRTHDHVFASRPRSIVSEIIMYGSSDIALAPYGKHWWQARRLVATHMLNVKKVQSFRSAVAEEVKMVMAKINEAATLGGVVDMSELLNSFTYDMACRIVLGESFLKEGRSKLFRDLTDDTSRLLGGFNMEDYFPALARVGVLKRVVCAKAETLRHRWAYLLDNVIDERVSKNKSAFDHKGGDFIDILLSVQHEYGLTRDHMKALLTDVFFASTDTLSNTLEFALAELMRRPRLMVKLHDEVRRTVPRGQETISETDINTMMYLRAVIKESLRMYPVAPLLAPHLAMADCNIDGYMVPTGTHVFVNVWAIGRDSSSWEDAEEFIPERFMHEGSDFGVNFKGNDFEFLPFGAGRRMCPGMHLGIANIELMLANLMYHFDWELPLGVERKDIDMEVVFGLTVRRKERLLLIPKPCL from the exons ATGGCAGATCTCGTCATGCTAGACATGCTTCCGCGGACATGGTTTCTGTTCCTctttcccctcttcctcttcctcgtcctctTGTTTGTGCATTATTATTGGTTCACTGTGAATAGGAAGACAGGAAAAAGGCAGCAGCAAGAAAGCCACCTCCTGCCTTCTCCACCTTCTCCACCGGCATTGCCCATCATCGGGCACCTACACCTCGTCGGCTCCCTCCCGCACATCTCCCTCCGCCGCCTCGCAAAGAAGCATGGTCCTGACATGATGCTGCTCCATCTTGGCGCCGTGCCGACACTCATCGTATCGTCGCCACGTGCCGCAAAGGCGGTGCTGCGCACACACGACCATGTCTTTGCTTCACGGCCCCGCTCCATTGTCTCCGAAATCATCATGTATGGCTCGTCCGACATTGCCTTAGCGCCATACGGCAAGCACTGGTGGCAGGCAAGGAGGCTCGTCGCCACCCACATGTTGAATGTTAAAAAGGTGCAGTCTTTCCGGAGCGCCGTCGCAGAGGAG GTGAAAATGGTGATGGCCAAGATTAACGAGGCCGCCACTTTAGGGGGTGTGGTGGACATGAGCGAGCTGCTAAATTCATTCACATATGACATGGCATGCCGCATTGTGTTGGGAGAGTCCTTCCTGAAAGAAGGACGGAGCAAGCTGTTCCGGGACCTCACCGACGATACCTCACGACTGCTAGGAGGGTTTAACATGGAGGACTACTTCCCGGCGTTGGCTAGGGTTGGTGTTCTTAAGAGGGTTGTTTGTGCAAAGGCTGAGACGTTGAGGCATAGATGGGCCTATCTCCTCGACAATGTGATTGACGAACGTGTCAGCAAGAACAAGTCAGCATTTGATCACAAGGGTGGTGATTTCATAGATATTCTGTTGTCTGTTCAGCATGAGTATGGTCTCACAAGAGATCACATGAAAGCCCTCCTAACA GATGTATTTTTCGCTTCAACCGACACATTATCTAACACCCTCGAATTCGCCTTGGCCGAGCTGATGAGGAGGCCACGCCTGATGGTAAAGCTACATGATGAGGTGAGGAGAACCGTGCCGCGGGGACAGGAAACTATCAGCGAAACTGATATCAACACGATGATGTACCTAAGAGCAGTCATAAAGGAGTCACTCCGGATGTATCCTGTTGCACCATTGCTTGCTCCACACCTTGCCATGGCTGATTGCAATATCGATGGCTACATGGTTCCTACTGGGACACATGTCTTCGTCAATGTATGGGCCATTGGTAGGGACTCCAGCTCCTGGGAAGACGCGGAAGAGTTCATACCTGAAAGATTTATGCATGAAGGCAGTGACTTTGGCGTCAACTTCAAGGGGAATGATTTCGAGTTCTTGCCATTCGGGGCGGGACGAAGGATGTGCCCTGGTATGCACCTTGGAATCGCCAATATCGAGCTTATGTTGGCAAACCTCATGTACCATTTTGATTGGGAATTGCCGCTAGGGGTTGAGAGAAAAGATATTGATATGGAAGTGGTATTCGGGCTAACCGTTCGCAGAAAGGAGCGACTATTGTTAATTCCAAAACCATGTCTTTAG
- the LOC123429103 gene encoding tyrosine N-monooxygenase-like, whose translation MTLGMLVILVTLLVYFLRRSKRVVLSHQQRARRGLLPPGPATLPIIGNMHQLVWNKSAVFRWIHRLLKEMNTDIMCLRLGATHVIVVSCPQIACEVLRKKDKVFASRPTTFASGTFSFGYKGSVLSPHGGQWKKMRRVLTLEILTSSMEEKLHHLRKEEYDHLVRYIHNTACCGMMPHAKNIVNVRHVAQHFCCNLIRRLVFGKRYFSNLPASSTNEPGCDEEAHVAALFTALNHVYSFCVSDYIPALVGLDLDGHEEVSMDVMRTLNRLHDPIIQERIHERASTLEKGGEDKEFRDFLDVLIHLKDVKGQPLLSLQEIRAQTAEMVLAAVDNPSNAVEWALAEMMNRPEIMQKAIDELDTVVGKDRLVQESDIPRLNYLKSCIREAFRIHPYHAFNVPHVAMADTTIAGYTIPKDSQILLSRLGLGRNPKTWSEPTEFRPERHLNTVNVLLTEPGLRFISFSSGRRACPGISLGTSITMMLFARLLQGFTWTKPAGVENISLQEGNASLALLEPLVLQAQPRLASYLYL comes from the exons ATGACTCTTGGTATGCTGGTTATCCTGGTTACCTTGCTGGTGTATTTTCTCAGAAGAAGCAAAAGAGTAGTATTGTCCCATCAGCAACGGGCACGGCGAGGTCTGCTGCCCCCGGGGCCTGCCACACTGCCCATCATCGGGAACATGCACCAGCTGGTTTGGAACAAATCGGCAGTGTTCCGGTGGATCCATCGCCTTCTCAAGGAGATGAACACAGACATCATGTGCCTCCGTCTCGGAGCTACTCATGTCATTGTTGTGTCATGCCCACAGATAGCCTGTGAGGTACTACGGAAGAAGGATAAAGTTTTCGCCTCCCGTCCGACCACCTTCGCCTCGGGTACGTTCAGCTTCGGGTACAAGGGCTCCGTCTTGTCACCGCATGGAGGGCAGTGGAAAAAGATGAGGCGCGTCCTCACCTTGGAGATCCTCACATCGTCCATGGAGGAGAAGCTCCACCACCTACGGAAGGAGGAGTACGACCACCTTGTAAGGTACATTCACAACACTGCTTGTTGTGGCATGATGCCACATGCGAAAAACATTGTCAACGTGCGCCATGTGGCACAACATTTCTGTTGTAACCTCATAAGAAGGCTTGTGTTCGGTAAGAGATACTTTAGCAACCTACCGGCTTCGTCGACTAATGAGCCTGGATGTGATGAGGAGGCCCATGTGGCCGCTCTTTTCACAGCCCTCAACCATGTGTACAGCTTCTGCGTGTCTGACTACATCCCAGCCCTGGTAGGCCTCGACTTGGATGGCCATGAGGAGGTTTCCATGGATGTCATGAGAACACTCAACCGGTTGCATGATCCCATCATACAGGAGCGGATACATGAAAGGGCATCCACTCTTGAGAAAGGTGGTGAAGATAAAGAGTTTAGAGACTTTTTGGATGTCCTAATTCATCTTAAAGATGTCAAGGGACAACCGTTGCTATCATTACAAGAAATAAGAGCACAAACGGCG GAAATGGTGCTTGCAGCAGTCGACAACCCATCAAATGCGGTCGAGTGGGCGCTCGCCGAGATGATGAACAGGCCAGAGATCATGCAAAAAGCGATCGATGAACTCGACACCGTCGTCGGTAAAGATAGACTAGTCCAGGAATCTGACATTCCTCGGCTAAATTATCTCAAATCGTGTATACGGGAGGCCTTCCGCATACACCCATACCATGCTTTTAATGTACCACATGTTGCCATGGCGGACACCACTATCGCTGGCTACACCATCCCAAAGGATAGCCAAATCCTTTTAAGCCGGCTTGGACTTGGCCGAAACCCCAAGACATGGAGCGAACCAACTGAGTTTCGTCCCGAGAGGCATTTGAATACCGTGAATGTACTCCTCACCGAGCCAGGTCTACGATTCATTTCATTTAGCAGTGGGAGAAGGGCTTGTCCTGGGATTTCTCTTGGTACCTCTATCACAATGATGTTGTTTGCAAGGCTGCTGCAGGGCTTCACTTGGACAAAACCTGCAGGCGTTGAAAATATCAGTCTACAGGAAGGCAATGCAAGCCTTGCCCTACTTGAACCCCTTGTTTTGCAAGCTCAACCACGGTTGGCTTCGTATCTCTATCTATGA